Proteins co-encoded in one Scyliorhinus torazame isolate Kashiwa2021f chromosome 31, sScyTor2.1, whole genome shotgun sequence genomic window:
- the LOC140404614 gene encoding transcription factor HES-4-B-like, whose translation MKLAAESSDLKEMKKLLKPLVEKRRRDRMNRSLEQLKVFLTKHGQSESFRNGKMDKAEILEMTVQYLRNAALASSQEHHSPGTTRHNYEAGFKECLLQVNSFVRSCGRFSSQTKSGLMERLSVYVDQSKEERGSGRDHEGDTPSASNLELLRGGQLEAGTLDAAPVAGTTGRPMAIVPGFSSTSSPHHVSNLLATRPHPSHHRMDGVNFRAKDQELSDSGFAHIRHLPQKVTVLPKAAFTQGQQQHSGRMAVPHNVWRPWP comes from the exons ATGAAGCTGGCGGCTGAATCGTCCGATTTGAAAGAGATGAAAAAG TTACTGAAACCTTTGGTGGAAAAGCGGAGGCGGGACCGGATGAACCGGAGTTTAGAGCAGCTGAAAGTTTTCCTAACGAAACACGGCCAGAGCGAG aGTTTCCGGAATGGGAAAATGGACAAAGCAGAAATCTTAGAAATGACGGTGCAGTATCTGAGAAACGCGGCGCTTGCGAGCAGTCAGG AGCATCACAGCCCCGGAACCACGCGGCACAACTACGAAGCTGGATTTAAGGAATGCCTCCTGCAGGTGAATAGCTTCGTCCGGAGCTGTGGCCGGTTCAGCTCGCAGACTAAGAGCGGCCTGATGGAGCGGCTGTCTGTCTATGTGGACCAATCTAAGGAGGAGAGGGGCAGTGGGCGAGACCATGAAGGTGACACCCCCTCGGcctcgaacctggagcttctgagAGGAGGGCAACTGGAGGCGGGGACCTTGGACGCGGCCCCGGTGGCCGGGACCACCGGCCGGCCCATGGCGATAGTCCCCGGGTTCAGCAGCACCTCCTCCCCACACCATGTGTCCAACCTTCTGGCCACCCGGCCGCACCCCTCGCACCACAGGATGGATGGGGTCAACTTCAGAGCGAAAGATCAGGAACTGAGTGACTCTGGCTTTGCACACATTCGGCACCTGCCCCAGAAAGTCACTGTGTTGCCGAAAGCCGCCTTCACACAGGGCCAGCAGCAGCATTCGGGCAGAATGGCCGTCCCACACAATGTCTGGAGACCCTGGCCCTAG